Below is a window of Colletes latitarsis isolate SP2378_abdomen chromosome 5, iyColLati1, whole genome shotgun sequence DNA.
AATCATTCGCCATTGCGACGCGTTTACACAGAGAATGATACAAGTAGCTAATATGCGCTTTATTTACATCACAACATTGTTTAACAAACGGTACTGAAGTAAAAAATGGTACTATGATCAGCGAATAGTTTAAGTATGTATGTACACCTAATATattctgtttttcttttcatATACGTCGATCTGTAACATGTAAAACACATATTCGCATTATATACGTATAAAAATGTCGAACAACGTTAGGAATACGAGAATGCTAGTTGGCCGTTTTAAATGGATCGTCTTCGACGGTAACGAGGGATCGATGAAAACTAAAAATTACAAGTACGTTGACATCCTGTCGGTCAACCCTCAAAGCGGACGAAGATTTAACATgttcaatttattatatttacgtGATAATCCtagaagaaaaaaataattaacaaatTCGGGTCGAAAcgccgttgaaaaatttgtctaaacCTCTACGTATGGTCGAACGTTACCGCTCTCGAGTCGATGATATCAGTCTTATAGACGAACAAGTCTTTGAATCTCGTGTCGGTGTTGTACAGTTTAACAGAGTCGCTAGTCTTAAACGCTCGATGCCTGTTTTACGTGGATACGAAAAAATTTCTAGTAACATGGACGCGTGCGATCGTCGTCGTTGCATCTTAACTAGCGTGTGGAGCTTATCGTTACGGAGGAACTTACGTACGAATTCGAATACATATACCGTACTCGGAATgtttagaaaaaaagaaaacagaaaaccgTTAGAAAATGTCGATATAAAAATTGGGGCACGCTCGAGGACGCCCTGAAGCTTTCCAACCCCTTGTTCACACCATCTTGTGAACATTGATCTCGTGTCGCAACAAATAGTCTCTACGTTTGAACTTCCTGCCGCAGAGGGTACATTTGTGCCTGGGCAATATCCCGCAGCCTTCGCGCAGGTGTCTGGTCAGCGAGTCCGTCCACGTGTAACGTCGACCGCACTTGTAACAGATGAAGGGGGCGTCGTAATTGACGCGGTTCAGGTCCCTCTTCGCGTCTGAAACAGATCACAAAGAGAACGACAATAAGACCAAACGGAATGTTTCGTAACGTCGACGTCCTTTCTCTCGGCAACGCgagaaattattcatcgaagacGTTTATAGTACTGCCCCACCCATCAGCTCGAGATAGGGATAACGTTTACATCGAACGAGGAAAAAAGGGAGAAGCATTGGCTGGACGATTAACGTGGTTCTTTATTTGCTTACTGTCC
It encodes the following:
- the LOC143341897 gene encoding putative zinc finger protein B0310.2, encoding MHHAKRDLNRVNYDAPFICYKCGRRYTWTDSLTRHLREGCGILPRHKCTLCGRKFKRRDYLLRHEINVHKMV